One genomic segment of Chloroflexota bacterium includes these proteins:
- a CDS encoding flavodoxin family protein, giving the protein MKVIGFSSGGIGHEGNTDRMVEAIMAGSGHEYEFVKLSELNYSGCKGCVPLCAKPQVCLFEDDLLPYYQKIKEADAVVIGSPVYFRNINANCFSFLERFFGYRHVNSAIQSKPFVLVVCGHDNIEAGVDYLQWFLQRFGVKILDIVRYISQSPPCLSCGRHQECRIGGLYQVRGEAAHSLVIEPELFRRWEDDPATREAVTAAAGKLRDLGDSD; this is encoded by the coding sequence GTGAAAGTTATCGGCTTCAGCTCCGGTGGCATCGGGCATGAGGGTAATACCGACCGCATGGTCGAGGCAATTATGGCCGGAAGCGGACACGAATATGAATTCGTTAAGCTCTCCGAGTTGAACTACTCAGGTTGCAAAGGATGCGTACCGCTCTGTGCCAAACCCCAGGTGTGTCTTTTTGAAGATGACCTCCTGCCATACTATCAGAAAATCAAGGAGGCTGATGCCGTTGTCATCGGCAGTCCGGTCTATTTCCGGAACATCAACGCCAATTGTTTCAGCTTCCTGGAACGCTTTTTCGGATATCGTCATGTCAATAGCGCCATCCAGAGTAAGCCTTTCGTCTTGGTCGTCTGTGGGCATGATAATATAGAAGCCGGCGTGGACTATCTTCAATGGTTCCTGCAACGTTTCGGCGTCAAGATACTGGACATCGTGCGCTACATTTCGCAGTCGCCTCCCTGTCTTAGCTGCGGGCGACATCAGGAGTGCCGCATCGGGGGGCTGTACCAGGTCAGAGGCGAGGCTGCCCACTCCCTGGTTATTGAGCCGGAGCTCTTCCGCAGATGGGAGGATGACCCAGCCACTAGGGAGGCAGTGACAGCTGCCGCCGGGAAACTAAGAGACCTCGGTGACAGCGATTGA
- a CDS encoding 2-dehydropantoate 2-reductase: MKKKIAVLGVGAIGGTIGAYLIRAGHDIILIDQWAAHIEKIRSDGLKLTDTEGEFTVPAKALHLSDISGVREQFDIVYLSVKSYDTRWSTYMIEPYLKPTGFILPAQNSLNDELVASIVGFNRTVGCVPAIIGAAVYEPGHIVRTTPLNTHCFIVGELSGIITPRVTEIADSLKIIGPSEATNNIWGARWSKLIINCMMNTTAGLVGPSISSLNDEQRNTLNLIRVTAGCEVMRVAYALGVDVEPIWEISGHEFAEATNTNAISKLKDKLAAALQKTSLTPEQTRRVGVPARPSLLQDVIKGRQTEVDFLNGYAVKKGKEVGVPTPMNEAIVDLMKKVENGEANPDPSALDQLKAYLLT; this comes from the coding sequence ATGAAAAAAAAGATAGCAGTATTGGGGGTTGGGGCTATTGGGGGAACTATAGGAGCTTACTTAATAAGAGCGGGCCACGATATCATACTAATAGACCAGTGGGCGGCACACATAGAAAAGATTCGAAGTGATGGCTTGAAACTCACGGACACTGAAGGTGAGTTCACCGTGCCAGCCAAGGCTCTTCACCTGAGCGATATCAGCGGCGTCCGAGAGCAGTTCGATATAGTATATCTATCGGTTAAATCGTACGACACGCGGTGGTCAACTTACATGATAGAACCGTACCTGAAACCCACCGGTTTTATCCTGCCAGCTCAAAATTCATTGAATGACGAACTGGTAGCAAGTATTGTAGGCTTCAACCGAACCGTTGGCTGCGTACCAGCCATCATCGGCGCAGCCGTATATGAACCAGGTCATATCGTCCGTACTACCCCACTGAACACACATTGCTTCATCGTTGGCGAGCTGTCAGGAATCATAACTCCCAGGGTCACCGAAATTGCGGATTCCTTAAAAATCATCGGTCCCAGCGAAGCAACTAACAATATATGGGGTGCACGCTGGTCTAAATTGATTATTAACTGCATGATGAATACAACCGCTGGACTAGTAGGCCCGTCTATATCCTCATTGAATGATGAACAGCGAAACACACTCAACTTAATCAGAGTAACTGCCGGTTGTGAAGTAATGCGAGTTGCCTATGCCCTCGGCGTAGACGTAGAGCCAATTTGGGAAATTTCTGGGCACGAATTTGCGGAAGCGACCAACACGAATGCCATAAGTAAATTGAAAGATAAATTAGCAGCAGCATTGCAGAAGACATCTCTTACCCCCGAACAGACTAGGAGGGTAGGTGTACCGGCTCGTCCGTCGCTTCTCCAGGATGTGATAAAGGGAAGACAAACCGAGGTGGACTTTCTCAATGGTTATGCCGTTAAGAAGGGAAAAGAGGTGGGAGTTCCCACTCCTATGAACGAGGCTATCGTGGACTTAATGAAAAAAGTGGAGAACGGGGAAGCCAATCCAGACCCATCTGCACTTGACCAACTTAAGGCTTACCTGTTGACTTAA